The Christiangramia salexigens genome includes the window CGCAAGGTATCTTTCTGCATCCAGTGCAGCCATACATCCTGTTCCTGCAGCCGTCACAGCCTGACGATATTCTTTATCCTGAACATCTCCTGATGCAAATACACCCGGAATATTGGTCTTGGTAGATTTACCTTTTGTGATAAGGTAACCTGTATCGTCCATATCTAATTGTCCTTTAAATATATCGGTATTAGGCTTATGCCCTATGGCTACGAAAAATCCGGTAATATCTATCTCTTCTTTTTCACCGGTCACATTATTAACCATGCGCAAACCTTCAACAACCTGTTCTCCAAGGATCTCATCCACTTCTGTATTATATCTAAGGTCGATGTTCTTCGTGTTGGTCACACGGTGTTGCATAGCCTTAGAGGCCTTCATATGGTCTTTACGAACCAACATGGTAACTTTATTACAAATATTTGCAAGATAAGTAGCCTCTTCTGCCGCGGTATCTCCACCTCCTACTATTGCTACATCCTGGCCTTTGTAGAAAAATCCGTCGCAAACCGCACAAGCAGAAACTCCACCTCCGCGAAGACGCTGTTCACTAGGTAATCCAAGATATTTAGCGGTAGCTCCTGTAGAAATAATTACAGTTTCGGCCTCCACCCATTTAGCATTATCTACGCATGCCTTATGGATACCTCCGTTTTCTTTCGCAAACTGCACTTCAGTGATCATTCCTATCCTAACCTGAGTACCAAATCTCTCAGCCTGCTGCTGCAGATCCATCATCATTTTTGGACCATCGATCCCCTCAGGGTATCCCGGAAAATTATCCACTTCGGTAGTTGTAGTTAACTGTCCTCCCGGTTCCATTCCTGTATACATCACAGGTTTAAGATCTGCACGAGATGCATAAATTGCAGCCGTATAACCTGCAGGGCCGGAGCCTATGATCAGACATTTTATTCTCTCTATATTTTCACTCATTTTGTCTTATTTTATACTGGTATAAAAGTAGGTTGTTTATATAAAAACTTACACTTATTGTTATTAAGATCCCTTATTTGTTAATAAGCCCATAAAATATGGCATTAAACTGCTTGGGTTTCAGCAAATTTAAAAGATAAAATTACCTTTGCCAAGTATGGATTTGAGTTTATTCCACATACTGGAAATTCTGGGAACCATAGCCTTTGCTATTTCCGGAGCCCTATCTGCGATGAACCGAAGACTAGATCTTTTCGGCATATTTATCATTGCTTTTGTTACATCTATTGGGGGTGGGACCTTAAGGGATGTGCTTATGGGAAACACGCCGGTGACCTGGATGGAAAATATAATTTATATCTATTTGATCGGTATCGTTACCACTATTGCAATCATTTTTAGGAATAAGCTTTATATTTTTAAAAAATCCCTCTTCCTTTTTGATACTATCGGTCTCGGAGTCTTTACCATTACCGGGGTTGAAGTTGGTGTTCAGAATGACCTGAACCCAATCATTTCCGTAGCCCTTGGAGCCATGACGGGGACTTTTGGAGGGGTTATACGTGATATTCTTTGTAATGAGATCCCTGTGATCTTCCGAAAAGAGGTGATATATGCCACTGCCTGTCTTATTGGAGGTGTAGCCTTTGTTATCCTGGACCGCTTAGGTGTAAAACTGGATATTATTTATATCACGACATCTATGACCGTTATTCTGATAAGACTGGTTGCCGTTAAATACCAGATCTCCCTGCCAACATTCTACCTGATTAGGAAATAGCAGATAACCGGCATGGTTATAATTATACGTTACTGACTTTCAATACTTTCAGTATATTTATACAAACTTGTGAAGTATTGAAAGATCCCGGTAACATAATCATCATTCAGGAAAATATGGCTTCTGCTGCAAAACTGTCACTGCAGTTGATCGATATAGGGTATACCATAACAGGAATATTTAGCAGGCCTAAAGAAGCTATTAGCTTTTTAGAACAGGACATACCCGATTATATTCTGATAGAAAACCGGCTTAAAAATAAGTTTTCAAAACAAAATATATCACAAATATGCTCGGCGGCAATTCTTTATTTTGATACAGAACATATAGATCCTGTTAATCTTTTTGGTGAGTTAAGGACCGGGCCAAAAAAAGACATCCTGAAGTTTAAAAATGAACTTCAAAAGACCTATAAAAAACTCCTCCGTAGAGCCCGTAAAGACAAGAACAATATTCCACCCCCGTATTTAAATGACCGTGTATTCGTTAGGCATGGTAACAGAATGGTAAGAATAAGCCTGTCTGATATTCACTTTATCGAAGCCAATAGAAATTATTGCAAGGTTTTCACCGGGGACAAACAATTCATATTGGTAGGCACATTGAAGGACATGGAAGAAAAATTGAAAGAACAGGTTTTTTTAAGAATTCACAGGTCTTATATCGTAAATCTGGCTCATATAGATGAAATTGCCTGCGATCATGTAGTAATATGCAAACGCAGTCTTCCCCTGGCCAAGAATATGCGTTCTAAACTCTTTGCTCACCTTCAGGTTATCTAAGATATTTTTTTTCCGAACGATCTCGGGTTTTCGAAATCTATTCCTGATAATTTTTTGACTACTCCTGAAAAGTAATTGGCATTCTCCGTCCTAAATGTTTCTTAGCGATTTAATCAAATGTCTAATTTTTCAGGTCTAACCATTAAATGATCAACCAATGAAAACTACAAATCAAATTATGGCTGTTCTGGCCTTGTTATTATTTTTAAATTTCAATTTAAACGCACAAGAGGACCGCTATCAGCTTTATGTTGTCCATGAAGATCGCGTAAAGGATGGAATGATAGAAAAGCATATGGAGGCAGATAAAGCCTTACTTAAGGCAGCAAAGCAAAATGAGATGAAAGACTTTTCCTGGATAAGCTTTCAGTCTGATGATAACCGGATGTTGTACTTATCTCCTATTGAAAATTTTGCTGAATTAGATCATAATCCGTTTAAGGACCTGGAGGACAAAATTGGAGAGGAAGAAATGGATAAACTATTGGAGGCCTTCAGCAATACCTATTCTGAACATGGTGACTATGTCCTTATTTTAGATAAAGAGCTTTCGTATATGCCAGAAGGTATAACACAAACACCACAAGGCGAGGATTACAGACAACTTGATTTTTATCATATTCCACCAGGAAAGGATGATAAAGCTGAAGAATTGGCAAGATCTGTAAAGGACCTTTATAGTAAAAAAGGCTCCAAATTAAATTACCGTCTTTACAAAAGTAGCTTTGGTGTAATGGGCAACTATTATATGGTTGCAATGTCGGCTAAAAGTGCTGATGAATTAGCGAAACTTCGAAATGAGAACGATAATCTAGTAGGAGATGAAGGAAAAAAACTTATGGAGGAAATCCAAAAAACCGTTTCCAAAA containing:
- the trxB gene encoding thioredoxin-disulfide reductase, with amino-acid sequence MSENIERIKCLIIGSGPAGYTAAIYASRADLKPVMYTGMEPGGQLTTTTEVDNFPGYPEGIDGPKMMMDLQQQAERFGTQVRIGMITEVQFAKENGGIHKACVDNAKWVEAETVIISTGATAKYLGLPSEQRLRGGGVSACAVCDGFFYKGQDVAIVGGGDTAAEEATYLANICNKVTMLVRKDHMKASKAMQHRVTNTKNIDLRYNTEVDEILGEQVVEGLRMVNNVTGEKEEIDITGFFVAIGHKPNTDIFKGQLDMDDTGYLITKGKSTKTNIPGVFASGDVQDKEYRQAVTAAGTGCMAALDAERYLAQVESHEEEVEAETNEAKA
- a CDS encoding trimeric intracellular cation channel family protein, with product MDLSLFHILEILGTIAFAISGALSAMNRRLDLFGIFIIAFVTSIGGGTLRDVLMGNTPVTWMENIIYIYLIGIVTTIAIIFRNKLYIFKKSLFLFDTIGLGVFTITGVEVGVQNDLNPIISVALGAMTGTFGGVIRDILCNEIPVIFRKEVIYATACLIGGVAFVILDRLGVKLDIIYITTSMTVILIRLVAVKYQISLPTFYLIRK
- a CDS encoding LytR/AlgR family response regulator transcription factor, yielding MKDPGNIIIIQENMASAAKLSLQLIDIGYTITGIFSRPKEAISFLEQDIPDYILIENRLKNKFSKQNISQICSAAILYFDTEHIDPVNLFGELRTGPKKDILKFKNELQKTYKKLLRRARKDKNNIPPPYLNDRVFVRHGNRMVRISLSDIHFIEANRNYCKVFTGDKQFILVGTLKDMEEKLKEQVFLRIHRSYIVNLAHIDEIACDHVVICKRSLPLAKNMRSKLFAHLQVI